Below is a window of Lacrimispora xylanolytica DNA.
CTTCGTTAATTCAGTCACCACCTTATTGGACAGGTAATATTGCTCGTACATGCTGTGGACATCTTCTTCTGTAATTCCCATATAGGCAATGTCTTCTTTTGTCAGGGATCCAAAGTATTCATCCGATGCCTTACGCACCTTTTCTTTCTCACTGCTGGTAAGGGTGACTCCCTTACTCTCTGCAAGAAGATTCATCATCTTCATCTCCTGGAGAAATTCTTTTACCTGCTCTATGAGATAGGTTTCAAAATTCTGATCTCCGGGCAGGTCTATGCCCCAAATCTGGCTGGTATATATTTGTTGGTACCGGTTTCTCTCCGTTGCCAGGATGATCATGGATTGAGGCAGTGTATATGCCTTCGTCTCCGCAATCTCAGAAACAATGGGGATATCTGCCTTACAACCGGTAAGCAGGGCAATAAGTGCCAAAACTGCCAGGAATATCCTTCCTCTTGGTTTTTTTTCACCTTTCACGTGCTTCCCTCTTTCCATGCTACAACAGCAGCTTCAGTATTTTTAACACTCCGTCATTGATATTTATATCGGTACGGAACCTGGCCGCATTCTTTACTTCTTCTCTGGCATTTCCTACTGCAAAGCTGTAGTATGCCTGGCTCATCATCTCAATATCATTTAACTGGTCTCCAAAGACCATGGTCTCTTCGGGTTTGATCATCAGACTGTCCTGAAGAAGCTTTACTGCCTGCCCCTTATTGATTCCAGGCTTCATGCAATCCATCCACATCTCTCCTGCAATGGTAATCTTAAGACGGTCTGCAAATCTGGCCCTAAGCTCCACGGTATGGGCTTCCACCTCAGATTTACGGTACACAGATACCTTTATAAATTCCGAATCCACCTTGGTCAAATCATCCACCTGCTGAACCTGAAACTTATATCCATGGATCAGCCAGTCTAAGATCTCCTGATCCCTGGTTTCCACATACACCACATCAGGTCCGCTTAACATAAGCTCCAGCCCTTCTGTGCGACGTACCTCCTGAATCATATCCATAACCGTCTGTCTCTCAATGGTATTTAGAAATAGATTTCTACCGTGACAGCCTACATAGGCTCCGTTATCCGACAAATAAAATATTTTTTCCTTCACAGGCTGAAAGATAGATTCAATGCTCACCCACTGGCGTCCACTGGCGGCGGCAAACTGAATTCCCTTAGCCCGCAGTTTTAATATTACATCAAAAATCTCCGGATTGATTTTATGGCTTCCGTCAGGCACCAAAGTTCCGTCAATATCTGATACAATCAGCTTAATCATGACAATCCTCCTATTCAAGCATTCCTTTTATCTCCTGAAACACTCGTCCTACTGGCAATCCTACTACATTATTGTAATCGCCGTCAATCCCTTTGACAAAAGCCGCAAAATTCCCCTGGATTCCATAGGCTCCTGCCTTATCCATTGGCTCCTCACTAAAGGCATACGTCTTTATCTCTTCTTCTGACATGGGATATAGGGTCACATCTGTTTTTTCCACAAAGGTCTTTACCTTCTTCTCCGTTTGTCCACAATAAATTAAGGTGACGCCGGTATAAACCTGATGATCTCTTCCCTGGAGCATGGAAATCATGCGGTAAGCATCCTCATGGCTGACAGGTTTTAATAAAATCTGCTGGTCCATGGCGACTACGGTGTCAGCGCCTATAACAAGAGTACCTGGTTCCTGGTGCTTAGCCACATCCTGGGCTTTCTGGCTGGAAAGCTCAGAAACCACGGCCTCAGGTATGGAAGAGGTAACCTTTTCTTCTAAGGTACTTGGCTCAATCAAAGGGGTAAGCCCGATCTGGGCAAGAAGTTCTCTCCTACGCGGAGAAGCAGATGCCAGCACAAGTTTTTTCATTTGTTTCATATCCATCCTCCCTGTTTTTAAACGAACAAATAAGCGGGACCCGAATCGAATCCCGCCATTCATTAATATACTTTCAAACGACCAATCATAGTTGCATCGTCTTCGTCACAAGATGACTTAAGCTGCAGTCTCATGGTGTAAATAAAGTCGGCGATGTAGAATGCCAAAAGGCTTAATGCCACCATTCGCTCCAGACCTTCCGGAACCACTCCTGCCATCTGGCTTACAAAGCCATCCAGGAACCGGAAATAAAAGATACCTAAAAATCCCCAGGCAACACTGCTTTCCAAACAGATAATGCCCTTGTAGTTAAATGGTTTTCTGCTGTAATCCCACCAGAAGGAACCAAACAGTTTAATCATCATTCTTGCCGTAATGAGCTCCATGGTCGTAGCCATTAACGTTGTTGCAATGTAAAGTAGAATAAGATTATCAGAAAGAGGCTTTAGAAGAATCATGGCTCCCATGGCACCGAATCCATATATAATACAGAAGGGACCATGTCCAAAACCGCGATTGATCACTGGCCTTTTATTTTCATAACTGAGTACTACACATTCAAGAAGGTATCCAAGAAAGCTGAACAGGAAAAAACATATGATCCTGTGATAAATCGTCATACCCATTTTACCTCCAAATTTGACAATTTTTGAACTTGTTAAAGTATAATATGGATATCTTAAGAAATCAAGGTCTAATTTCTTACGATTCACGGAAACAATTCTGTTTATTTAATAATATTGTGCCATAAACAGGGCGAGGAGTATGCCAAGGAGCGCTCCCGCTGCCACCTGCAAAGGAGTATGACCAACATATTCCTTTAATGTCTCCTGTATCAGCTCTCCCTTAAGTTTTAAAGGGTTTTCCAGCAATATGCTGTTTAATAATTTTGCCTGCCGTCCGGTTTCTCTCCGGACTCCCATCGCATCGTACATAACAATCATGGAAAGCACGAAGCAGACTGCAAATTCAAACGAGCCGGGGCCATAACGGTAGCTGGCAGCGGTCGTCAATGCACAAACCGTAGAGGAGTGAGAACTGGGCATTCCCCCGGACCCCACTAACCTCTCCGGATTAAAATTTCTATTAAGAGCAAGATCAATCAGTGTCTTTAAAACCTGAGCCACCATCCAGCCTGTGACAGCGCTCATTAAAACCTGGTTTCCCAGTATATCATCCCAATATTTCATGGTTTCCTCCATCTTATG
It encodes the following:
- a CDS encoding HAD family hydrolase — protein: MIKLIVSDIDGTLVPDGSHKINPEIFDVILKLRAKGIQFAAASGRQWVSIESIFQPVKEKIFYLSDNGAYVGCHGRNLFLNTIERQTVMDMIQEVRRTEGLELMLSGPDVVYVETRDQEILDWLIHGYKFQVQQVDDLTKVDSEFIKVSVYRKSEVEAHTVELRARFADRLKITIAGEMWMDCMKPGINKGQAVKLLQDSLMIKPEETMVFGDQLNDIEMMSQAYYSFAVGNAREEVKNAARFRTDININDGVLKILKLLL
- a CDS encoding Maf family protein, encoding MDMKQMKKLVLASASPRRRELLAQIGLTPLIEPSTLEEKVTSSIPEAVVSELSSQKAQDVAKHQEPGTLVIGADTVVAMDQQILLKPVSHEDAYRMISMLQGRDHQVYTGVTLIYCGQTEKKVKTFVEKTDVTLYPMSEEEIKTYAFSEEPMDKAGAYGIQGNFAAFVKGIDGDYNNVVGLPVGRVFQEIKGMLE
- a CDS encoding putative ABC transporter permease — encoded protein: MTIYHRIICFFLFSFLGYLLECVVLSYENKRPVINRGFGHGPFCIIYGFGAMGAMILLKPLSDNLILLYIATTLMATTMELITARMMIKLFGSFWWDYSRKPFNYKGIICLESSVAWGFLGIFYFRFLDGFVSQMAGVVPEGLERMVALSLLAFYIADFIYTMRLQLKSSCDEDDATMIGRLKVY
- a CDS encoding divergent PAP2 family protein; amino-acid sequence: MKYWDDILGNQVLMSAVTGWMVAQVLKTLIDLALNRNFNPERLVGSGGMPSSHSSTVCALTTAASYRYGPGSFEFAVCFVLSMIVMYDAMGVRRETGRQAKLLNSILLENPLKLKGELIQETLKEYVGHTPLQVAAGALLGILLALFMAQYY